The Catenuloplanes niger genome includes a window with the following:
- the miaB gene encoding tRNA (N6-isopentenyl adenosine(37)-C2)-methylthiotransferase MiaB, giving the protein MTTAALPAPSEARTYEVRTYGCQMNVHDSERISGLLEAAGYVRAPQDGDPDVVVFNTCAVRENADNRLYGNLGHLRPVKDSRPGMQIAVGGCLAQKDRGDIVAKAPWVDVVFGTHNIGSLPALLERARHNADAEVEILESLEVFPSTLPTRRESTYAGWVSISVGCNNTCTFCIVPSLRGKEKDRRPGDVLSEVRALVAEGVLEVTLLGQNVNSYGVEFGDRYAFGKLLRATGEIEGLERVRFTSPHPKDFTDDVIAAMAETPNVCHSLHMPLQSGSDSMLKAMRRSYRQERYLGIIEKVRAAMPDAAITTDIIVGFPGETEADFQSTLDVVREARFSSAFTFQYSKRPGTPAATMDSQVPKEVVKERYGRLMEVVEEITWAENRRQVGREVELLVAVGEGRKDERTGRMSGRARDGRLVHFNTGDLGAAIRPGDIVHTEITYAAPHHLNADGAPISHRTTRAGDAWAAGRTPRTPGVNLGLPTIGVPAPLPVQASACQTH; this is encoded by the coding sequence ATGACTACCGCAGCCCTTCCCGCGCCGTCCGAGGCCCGCACCTACGAGGTGCGCACCTACGGCTGCCAGATGAACGTGCACGACTCCGAGCGCATATCCGGCCTGCTCGAGGCGGCCGGTTACGTGCGCGCACCGCAGGACGGCGACCCGGACGTGGTCGTCTTCAACACCTGCGCCGTCCGGGAGAACGCGGACAACCGCCTCTACGGAAACCTCGGCCACCTCCGCCCGGTCAAGGACTCACGCCCCGGCATGCAGATCGCGGTCGGCGGCTGCCTGGCGCAGAAGGACCGCGGCGACATCGTGGCGAAGGCGCCCTGGGTCGACGTCGTGTTCGGCACGCACAACATCGGCTCGCTGCCCGCGCTGCTGGAGCGCGCCCGGCACAACGCCGACGCCGAGGTGGAGATCCTGGAGTCGCTGGAGGTCTTCCCCTCCACGCTGCCGACCCGCCGCGAGTCGACGTACGCCGGCTGGGTCTCGATCTCGGTGGGCTGCAACAACACCTGCACGTTCTGCATCGTGCCGTCGCTGCGCGGCAAGGAGAAGGACCGCCGCCCCGGCGACGTGCTCTCCGAGGTGCGCGCGCTGGTCGCGGAGGGCGTGCTGGAGGTGACGCTGCTCGGGCAGAACGTCAACTCCTACGGCGTCGAGTTCGGCGACCGCTACGCGTTCGGCAAGCTGCTGCGCGCGACCGGTGAGATCGAGGGCCTGGAGCGGGTCCGGTTCACCAGCCCGCACCCGAAGGACTTCACCGACGACGTGATCGCCGCGATGGCCGAGACGCCGAACGTGTGCCACTCGCTGCACATGCCGCTGCAGTCCGGCTCCGACAGCATGCTCAAGGCGATGCGCCGCTCGTACCGGCAGGAGCGCTACCTCGGCATCATCGAGAAGGTGCGCGCCGCGATGCCGGACGCCGCGATCACCACGGACATCATCGTCGGCTTCCCCGGCGAGACCGAGGCCGACTTCCAGTCCACGCTGGACGTGGTCCGCGAGGCCCGGTTCTCCAGCGCGTTCACGTTCCAGTACTCCAAGCGCCCCGGCACCCCCGCCGCCACCATGGACTCCCAGGTGCCGAAAGAGGTGGTCAAGGAGCGCTACGGCCGCCTGATGGAGGTCGTCGAGGAGATCACCTGGGCGGAGAACCGGCGCCAGGTCGGCCGCGAGGTCGAGCTGCTGGTCGCGGTCGGCGAGGGCCGCAAGGACGAGCGCACCGGCCGGATGTCCGGCCGCGCCCGCGACGGCCGCCTGGTCCACTTCAACACCGGCGACCTCGGCGCCGCGATCCGCCCCGGCGACATCGTGCACACCGAGATCACCTACGCCGCGCCGCACCACCTCAACGCGGACGGCGCGCCGATCAGCCACCGCACCACCCGCGCGGGCGACGCCTGGGCCGCCGGCCGCACCCCGCGCACACCCGGCGTCAACCTCGGCCTCCCGACGATCGGCGTCCCGGCGCCGCTCCCGGTCCAGGCCTCCGCCTGCCAAACCCATTAA
- a CDS encoding DUF3046 domain-containing protein: protein MRLTDFWQRMDEVFGAGYAPSLASDQVLTTLGGRTVREALDSGVATVVVWRAVCAAYPDRVPAKLR from the coding sequence GTGCGGCTGACAGATTTCTGGCAGCGGATGGACGAGGTTTTCGGCGCGGGCTACGCGCCGAGCCTCGCGAGTGATCAGGTGCTGACCACGCTGGGTGGCCGGACCGTGCGGGAGGCGCTCGACTCGGGCGTGGCCACCGTCGTGGTCTGGCGGGCCGTTTGTGCTGCTTATCCCGATCGGGTGCCCGCGAAGCTGCGCTGA
- a CDS encoding amino acid ABC transporter permease, whose product MDLLSDPDNLDLYLTGFSWILRLTGAGALGALVLGVILAGFRVSPIPVLRGFGAAWVNIFRNTPLTLIIFFCYFGLFSTLGLSLAEEIDLNNFWLGVVGLSVYTAAFVCEAIRSGINTVPAGQAEAARAIGLSFFQVLRMIVLPQAGRAVIAPLGSIFIALAKNSTIVGTIGLAESSNAMKTLINDYGSQTILIFLIFAGTFAAVLIPTGYLFGWLANRLAVKR is encoded by the coding sequence ATGGATCTTCTGAGCGATCCCGACAATCTGGACCTCTATCTCACCGGTTTCAGCTGGATCCTGCGTCTTACCGGCGCCGGTGCGCTCGGCGCACTCGTGCTCGGCGTGATCCTGGCCGGTTTCAGGGTCTCCCCCATCCCGGTGCTGCGCGGCTTCGGTGCCGCCTGGGTCAACATCTTCCGCAACACCCCGCTGACCCTGATCATCTTCTTCTGTTACTTCGGTCTGTTCTCCACGCTGGGCCTGTCGCTCGCCGAGGAGATCGACCTCAACAACTTCTGGCTGGGCGTGGTCGGCCTCTCCGTCTACACGGCCGCGTTCGTCTGCGAGGCGATCCGCTCCGGCATCAACACGGTGCCGGCCGGCCAGGCCGAGGCGGCCCGCGCGATCGGACTGTCGTTCTTCCAGGTGCTGCGCATGATCGTGCTGCCGCAGGCCGGCCGCGCCGTGATCGCGCCGCTGGGCAGCATCTTCATCGCGCTCGCGAAGAACTCCACGATCGTCGGCACGATCGGCCTCGCCGAGTCGTCGAACGCGATGAAGACGCTGATCAACGACTACGGCAGCCAGACCATCCTGATCTTCCTGATCTTCGCCGGTACGTTCGCGGCGGTCCTGATCCCTACCGGCTACCTCTTCGGCTGGCTGGCGAACCGACTGGCGGTGAAGCGCTGA
- a CDS encoding glutamate ABC transporter substrate-binding protein, translating to MRVSRMAAVATAAVMALSVAACGGGDDAGSGGGGSGDGVIGKAAAGKLIIGVKSDQPGLGLQTGTTYEGFDIEIGKIVAKGLGLDPAKVEWKTTVSANREPFIEQGQVDLVIATYTINDDRKKKVAFAGPYYVAGQDLLVTTDSTITGPAALDGKKVCSVAGSTPAKRIKEEYPKVALQEFDSYSKCVTALGGGQVDAVTTDDIILAGYAAQAEYAGKFKVVGEPFSEEPYGIGLKKTDTAGCTKINEILKAAVDDGTYKAAWDATLGKGGTPAPTFDASKMSNCPA from the coding sequence ATGCGTGTTTCGCGGATGGCGGCGGTCGCCACGGCCGCGGTCATGGCCCTGTCCGTCGCCGCCTGCGGTGGCGGGGACGACGCCGGCAGCGGCGGCGGGGGCTCCGGCGACGGCGTGATCGGCAAGGCTGCGGCCGGCAAGCTGATCATCGGCGTCAAGTCCGACCAGCCGGGCCTGGGCCTGCAGACGGGCACCACGTACGAGGGCTTCGACATCGAGATCGGCAAGATCGTCGCGAAGGGCCTCGGCCTGGACCCGGCGAAGGTCGAGTGGAAGACGACGGTCTCCGCGAACCGTGAGCCGTTCATCGAGCAGGGCCAGGTCGACCTCGTGATCGCCACCTACACGATCAACGACGACCGGAAGAAGAAGGTCGCGTTCGCCGGGCCGTACTACGTGGCCGGCCAGGACCTGCTGGTCACGACCGACTCCACGATCACCGGGCCGGCGGCCCTGGACGGCAAGAAGGTCTGCTCGGTCGCGGGCTCCACGCCGGCCAAGCGGATCAAGGAGGAGTACCCGAAGGTCGCGCTGCAGGAGTTCGACTCGTACTCCAAGTGCGTGACGGCGCTCGGCGGTGGCCAGGTGGACGCGGTCACCACGGACGACATCATCCTCGCCGGCTACGCGGCGCAGGCGGAGTACGCGGGCAAGTTCAAGGTCGTCGGCGAGCCGTTCAGCGAGGAGCCGTACGGCATCGGCCTGAAGAAGACCGACACCGCGGGCTGCACCAAGATCAACGAGATCCTCAAGGCCGCGGTGGACGACGGCACCTACAAGGCCGCGTGGGACGCGACGCTCGGCAAGGGTGGCACGCCCGCGCCGACCTTCGACGCCTCCAAGATGTCCAACTGCCCTGCCTGA
- a CDS encoding amino acid ABC transporter permease, giving the protein MSTDAVLYDHPGPRAKIRNLVLTVVFGAGLLALLYWIYLKFDEKNQWAAELWKPFLEANTWVNFIIPGLQQTLSAALVAMVLSLTFGLIFAVGRLSDHWWIRLPAGAVVEFFRAVPLLMMIFFLFFGLPYINGGVPVPAFWAVVIGLTLYNGSVLAEAFRAGVRSVPAGQGEAAYGIGMRKNQVMRYILIPQAARAMLPVIVSQLVVLVKDTALGYIVAFPELMQRGVNDLGANRANIVAAALVAAAIYIFINFLLTSLAGFIERRTRRRGIRVPRNAVNPVHTAAQNVAMPAGMGGGGGATGA; this is encoded by the coding sequence ATGAGTACCGACGCGGTCCTCTACGACCACCCGGGCCCCCGCGCCAAGATCCGCAACCTGGTCCTCACGGTCGTCTTCGGCGCCGGGCTGCTGGCCCTGCTGTACTGGATCTACCTCAAGTTCGACGAGAAGAACCAGTGGGCGGCCGAGCTCTGGAAGCCGTTCCTCGAGGCGAACACCTGGGTCAACTTCATCATCCCGGGCCTGCAGCAGACGCTCAGTGCCGCACTGGTCGCGATGGTGCTGTCGCTGACGTTCGGTCTCATCTTCGCGGTCGGGCGGCTCTCCGACCACTGGTGGATCCGGCTGCCGGCCGGCGCGGTCGTCGAGTTCTTCCGGGCCGTACCGCTGCTGATGATGATCTTCTTCCTGTTCTTCGGCCTGCCGTACATCAACGGCGGTGTCCCGGTCCCGGCGTTCTGGGCCGTGGTCATCGGCCTCACGCTCTACAACGGCTCCGTGCTCGCGGAGGCGTTCCGGGCCGGCGTCCGCTCGGTGCCGGCCGGCCAGGGCGAGGCCGCGTACGGCATCGGCATGCGCAAGAACCAGGTCATGCGGTACATCCTGATCCCGCAGGCCGCCCGCGCGATGCTCCCGGTGATCGTCAGCCAGCTCGTCGTCCTGGTGAAGGACACCGCGCTCGGTTACATCGTGGCGTTCCCCGAACTAATGCAGCGTGGCGTCAACGACCTCGGCGCCAACCGCGCCAACATCGTCGCCGCCGCCCTCGTGGCCGCCGCCATCTACATCTTCATCAACTTCCTCCTCACCTCGCTCGCGGGCTTCATCGAGCGCCGCACCCGCCGCCGCGGCATCCGGGTCCCGCGTAACGCGGTCAACCCGGTGCACACGGCCGCACAGAACGTCGCGATGCCGGCCGGCATGGGCGGCGGAGGCGGCGCCACCGGCGCATAG
- a CDS encoding amino acid ABC transporter ATP-binding protein codes for MAEGEPLIVLDRVNKHFGPLHVLRDVSLSIDRGEVVVVIGPSGSGKSTLCRSINRLEPISGGTITFDGQPLPAEGRALARLRSDVGMVFQSFNLFAHKTILENVTLGPIKVRKEKPAEAKERAMALLDRVGIANQADKYPAMLSGGQQQRAAIARALAMRPKAMLFDEPTSALDPEMVGEVLDVMTSLAKEGMTMVVVTHEMGFARHAANRVVFMADGQLVEQAAPTEFFANPTSDRAKDFLSKILTH; via the coding sequence GTGGCAGAGGGCGAGCCGCTCATCGTGCTGGACCGGGTGAACAAGCACTTCGGGCCCTTGCACGTGTTGCGAGACGTCAGCCTCTCGATCGACCGGGGCGAGGTGGTCGTGGTGATCGGCCCGTCGGGCTCCGGCAAGTCGACGCTGTGCCGCTCGATCAACCGGCTGGAGCCGATCAGCGGTGGCACCATCACGTTCGACGGGCAGCCGCTCCCGGCGGAGGGGCGGGCGCTGGCCCGGCTCCGCAGCGACGTGGGCATGGTGTTCCAGTCGTTCAACCTCTTCGCACACAAGACGATCCTGGAGAACGTGACCCTCGGGCCGATCAAGGTCCGCAAGGAGAAGCCGGCGGAGGCGAAGGAGCGCGCGATGGCGCTGCTCGACCGCGTCGGCATCGCGAACCAGGCGGACAAGTACCCGGCGATGCTCTCCGGCGGTCAGCAGCAGCGGGCCGCGATCGCCCGGGCGCTGGCCATGCGCCCGAAGGCGATGCTCTTCGACGAGCCGACCAGCGCGCTGGACCCGGAGATGGTCGGCGAGGTGCTGGACGTGATGACGTCGCTCGCCAAGGAGGGCATGACCATGGTCGTGGTCACCCACGAGATGGGTTTCGCCCGGCACGCGGCGAACCGGGTCGTGTTCATGGCGGACGGCCAGCTGGTCGAGCAGGCCGCGCCGACCGAGTTCTTCGCGAACCCGACGAGCGACCGCGCCAAGGACTTCCTCTCGAAGATCCTGACCCACTGA
- a CDS encoding MFS transporter, producing MSVTVSVGGVQRRTLALLVATQIIGGIGVAIGITVGALLSARMAGVGLSGLPGSGAVIGGALLAIPVTRLVQARGRRPGMALAYLVGALGAVLVVLAAVADSVPLLFLGMFLFGGGTAANLQARYVAVDLAAPARRGRDLSLVVWSATIGSVAAPNLAALADRAVTGLHLPTLSGAFVVSGVAFALAALLLTGLLRPDPLLLARTLDGSAAPDPRRPAGVRAGARVMARLPDARLAVAAVATGHLVMVAVMSMTPVHLGEGHADADLLRIVGIVLSVHIAGMYGLSPVTGWLADRYGRRPVIIGGLVLLITACAVAGTAGHDTPRLTLGLALLGLGWSGTMVGGSTLLSESVPATGRPAVQGLSDLVMGVAGAGAGALSGAVVALAGYGTLTVLAAMAALPVLALALRARNAASSKET from the coding sequence ATGAGCGTGACTGTGTCCGTCGGCGGGGTGCAGCGGCGCACGCTCGCGCTCCTGGTCGCCACGCAGATAATCGGCGGGATCGGGGTGGCGATCGGCATCACGGTCGGCGCGCTGCTCTCCGCGCGCATGGCCGGCGTGGGCCTGTCCGGCCTGCCCGGCAGCGGCGCGGTGATCGGCGGCGCGCTGCTCGCGATCCCGGTCACCCGGCTCGTGCAGGCGCGCGGGCGGCGGCCGGGCATGGCGCTGGCGTACCTGGTGGGCGCGCTCGGCGCGGTGCTCGTCGTGCTCGCGGCCGTGGCGGACTCCGTACCGCTGCTGTTCCTGGGCATGTTCCTGTTCGGCGGCGGCACGGCGGCGAACCTGCAGGCGCGGTACGTGGCGGTGGACCTCGCCGCGCCCGCGCGCCGCGGACGGGACCTGTCGCTGGTGGTGTGGTCGGCCACGATCGGGTCGGTGGCCGCGCCGAACCTGGCCGCCCTCGCGGACCGGGCCGTGACCGGGCTGCACCTGCCCACGCTGAGCGGTGCGTTCGTGGTCAGCGGCGTGGCGTTCGCGCTGGCGGCGCTGCTGTTGACCGGTCTTCTCCGACCGGATCCGCTGCTGCTCGCCCGCACCCTCGACGGCTCCGCGGCTCCCGATCCCCGCCGGCCCGCCGGTGTGCGGGCCGGCGCGCGCGTGATGGCCCGGCTCCCCGACGCCCGGCTGGCGGTCGCGGCCGTCGCCACCGGTCACCTGGTGATGGTCGCCGTGATGTCGATGACACCGGTCCACCTGGGCGAGGGGCACGCCGACGCGGACCTGCTGCGCATCGTCGGCATCGTGCTCAGCGTGCACATCGCCGGCATGTACGGCCTGTCCCCGGTCACCGGCTGGCTCGCCGACCGGTACGGCCGCCGGCCCGTGATCATCGGTGGGCTGGTGTTGCTCATCACGGCATGCGCGGTCGCCGGTACGGCCGGGCACGACACCCCGCGGCTGACGCTCGGCCTGGCGCTGCTCGGACTGGGCTGGTCGGGCACGATGGTGGGTGGCTCGACGCTGCTCTCCGAGTCCGTCCCGGCGACCGGCCGGCCCGCGGTCCAGGGCCTGTCCGACCTGGTCATGGGCGTTGCCGGCGCGGGCGCGGGCGCACTCAGCGGCGCGGTCGTGGCGCTGGCCGGATATGGCACGCTGACGGTGCTGGCCGCGATGGCCGCGCTGCCGGTGCTGGCGCTAGCGTTGCGGGCCAGGAACGCTGCTTCATCCAAGGAGACGTGA
- a CDS encoding regulatory protein RecX gives MSDVPAEKPAPKPRDEAEVAREICLRQLATRPRTRAELAAALTKREISAEVIESVLARYDEVGMINDAAFAREWVTTRHRGRGLAKRALADELRRRGVDSETAGAALDELDPETEEATAFALAERKVRTARGEPDAVFRRVVGMLARKGYPAGLAIRAVKAAMEAQAAEAEELDDGYAELVDQIDPDALADAARGDSDPI, from the coding sequence CTGTCCGACGTCCCGGCGGAGAAACCGGCACCGAAGCCGCGCGACGAGGCCGAGGTCGCTCGGGAGATCTGCCTGCGCCAGCTGGCCACCCGGCCGCGCACCCGTGCGGAGCTCGCCGCCGCCCTCACCAAGCGGGAGATCTCCGCGGAGGTGATCGAGTCGGTCCTCGCCCGCTACGACGAGGTCGGCATGATCAACGACGCGGCCTTCGCCCGGGAGTGGGTCACCACCCGGCACCGAGGCCGTGGACTGGCCAAACGCGCCCTCGCCGACGAGTTGCGCCGTCGCGGCGTCGACTCGGAGACGGCCGGTGCCGCGCTCGACGAGCTCGACCCGGAGACGGAGGAGGCGACGGCGTTCGCGCTGGCCGAGCGCAAGGTGCGCACCGCCCGCGGCGAGCCGGACGCGGTATTCCGCCGCGTCGTCGGCATGCTGGCCCGCAAGGGCTACCCGGCCGGTCTGGCGATCCGCGCGGTCAAGGCCGCGATGGAGGCCCAGGCTGCCGAGGCCGAGGAACTCGACGACGGCTACGCCGAACTGGTCGACCAGATCGACCCGGACGCACTCGCGGACGCGGCCAGGGGCGACTCGGACCCGATCTGA
- the recA gene encoding recombinase RecA: MAAGPDREKALELALAQIDKQFGKGSVMRLGEKPVTQMAVIPTGSIALDVALGVGGLPRGRVVEVYGPESSGKTTVALHAVANTQRAGGIAAFIDAEHALDPEYAKALGVDTDALLVSQPDTGEQALEIVDMLVRSGALDIIVIDSVAALVPRAEIEGEMGDSHVGLQARLMSQALRKITGILNNSNTTAIFINQLREKIGVMFGSPETTTGGRALKFYASVRLDVRRIESLKDGTDVVGNRTRVKVVKNKVAAPFKQAEFDIMYGKGISREGSLIDVGVEQSIIRKSGAWYTYDGDQLGQGKEKAREFLKENPDVAAEIEKKILEKLGVGQTSGDAAGGPELPPVDF, from the coding sequence ATGGCGGCAGGTCCTGACCGCGAGAAGGCGCTCGAGCTTGCTCTGGCGCAGATCGACAAGCAGTTCGGCAAGGGTTCCGTGATGCGGCTGGGCGAGAAGCCGGTCACGCAGATGGCGGTCATCCCGACCGGTTCCATCGCGCTCGACGTGGCACTCGGCGTGGGCGGTCTGCCGCGCGGCCGGGTCGTCGAGGTCTACGGTCCGGAGTCCTCCGGTAAGACCACGGTGGCACTGCACGCGGTGGCCAACACGCAGCGGGCCGGCGGCATCGCCGCGTTCATCGACGCGGAGCACGCGCTCGACCCGGAGTACGCGAAGGCGCTCGGCGTCGACACCGACGCGCTGCTGGTCTCCCAGCCCGACACGGGTGAGCAGGCGCTCGAGATCGTCGACATGCTGGTCCGCTCCGGCGCGCTCGACATCATCGTCATCGACTCCGTGGCGGCCCTGGTGCCCCGCGCCGAGATCGAGGGCGAGATGGGCGACAGCCACGTGGGTCTGCAGGCCCGCCTGATGAGCCAGGCGCTCCGCAAGATCACCGGTATTCTGAACAACTCGAACACCACGGCGATCTTCATCAACCAGCTCCGCGAGAAGATCGGCGTCATGTTCGGATCGCCGGAGACCACGACCGGTGGCCGCGCGCTGAAGTTCTACGCCTCGGTCCGGCTCGACGTGCGCCGCATCGAGAGCCTGAAGGACGGCACCGACGTGGTGGGTAACCGCACCCGCGTCAAGGTCGTGAAGAACAAGGTCGCGGCGCCGTTCAAGCAGGCCGAGTTCGACATCATGTACGGCAAGGGCATCTCCCGCGAGGGCTCGCTGATCGACGTCGGCGTGGAGCAGAGCATCATTCGCAAGTCCGGTGCGTGGTACACGTACGACGGCGACCAGCTCGGCCAGGGCAAGGAGAAGGCGCGCGAGTTCCTCAAGGAGAACCCGGACGTCGCCGCCGAGATCGAGAAGAAGATCCTGGAGAAGCTCGGCGTGGGCCAGACCAGCGGCGACGCCGCGGGCGGCCCGGAGCTGCCGCCGGTCGACTTCTGA
- the rny gene encoding ribonuclease Y, with product MTALDVALLSAVLLLCVLVGGVVAYGVRVLRRLQPVTPARPAEDDPAFLAQKDKQERSLAKLQTAAAEATSAVEEAKNETAAARTDAAAARAEASSARAEARRVLDAAHAEADTILDRAHRQAEADAEQVRAAARRSGEREVALLNATVKEQAAEVERRAARIDERERQHTEELDRLIERERRLADRESDLTARENSLAEREAAVAAAEEVRQRELERVAGLTADAAKTEVVESIEAQAKREAAILIRDIENDARNTAEDRARHLVVDAIQRVASEQTAESVVSVLHLPSDEMKGRIIGREGRNIRAFESVTGVNLIIDDTPEAVLLSCFDPVRREIGRLTLDKLVLDGRIHPHRIEEVFETAKDEVERLCLRAAEDALVEVGITDIHPELVTYLGRLRYRTSYGQNVLKHLVETAHIAGVMAAELRLDVPTIKRCAFLHDIGKALTHEVEGSHALIGADLARKYGESEDVVHAIEAHHNEVAPQTIEAVLTQASDACSGGRPGARRESLEAYVKRLERIEEIAGGKGGVDKVFAMQAGREIRVMVRPEDIDDIAAAVLARDVAKQIEEELTYPGQIRVTVVRESRVTEIAR from the coding sequence ATGACCGCGCTGGACGTGGCGCTGCTCAGCGCCGTTCTCTTACTGTGCGTGCTGGTGGGAGGCGTTGTCGCGTACGGTGTCCGCGTCCTGCGCCGCCTGCAACCGGTCACCCCCGCGCGTCCCGCCGAGGACGACCCCGCGTTCCTCGCCCAGAAGGACAAGCAGGAACGCTCGCTCGCCAAGCTGCAGACCGCCGCCGCCGAGGCCACCTCCGCGGTCGAGGAGGCGAAGAACGAGACCGCCGCCGCGCGTACGGATGCCGCGGCCGCCCGCGCCGAGGCCAGCTCGGCCCGCGCCGAGGCACGCCGCGTGCTGGACGCCGCGCACGCGGAGGCGGACACGATCCTGGACCGCGCGCACCGCCAGGCCGAGGCCGACGCGGAGCAGGTCCGCGCCGCGGCCCGGCGCAGCGGTGAGCGCGAGGTCGCGCTGCTCAACGCGACCGTCAAGGAGCAGGCCGCCGAGGTCGAGCGCCGCGCCGCCCGGATCGACGAGCGGGAGCGGCAGCACACCGAGGAACTGGACCGGCTGATCGAGCGCGAGCGCCGGCTCGCCGACCGGGAGAGCGATCTCACCGCCCGGGAGAACTCGCTCGCCGAGCGGGAGGCCGCGGTCGCGGCCGCCGAGGAGGTGCGCCAGCGCGAGCTGGAGCGCGTCGCCGGCCTCACCGCGGACGCGGCCAAGACCGAGGTCGTCGAGTCGATCGAGGCCCAGGCCAAGCGCGAGGCCGCGATCCTGATCCGGGACATCGAGAACGACGCCCGCAACACCGCCGAGGACCGCGCCCGGCACCTGGTCGTCGACGCGATCCAGCGGGTGGCCAGCGAGCAGACCGCGGAGAGCGTGGTCAGCGTGCTGCACCTGCCGAGCGACGAGATGAAGGGCCGGATCATCGGCCGCGAGGGCCGCAACATCCGCGCGTTCGAGTCGGTCACCGGCGTCAACCTGATCATCGACGACACCCCCGAGGCCGTGCTGCTCTCCTGCTTCGACCCGGTCCGCCGGGAGATCGGCCGGCTCACGCTGGACAAGCTGGTGCTGGACGGCCGGATCCACCCGCACCGGATCGAGGAGGTGTTCGAGACCGCGAAGGACGAGGTCGAACGCCTCTGCCTGCGGGCGGCCGAGGACGCGCTGGTCGAGGTCGGCATCACGGACATCCACCCGGAGCTGGTCACCTACCTGGGGCGCCTGCGGTACCGGACCAGCTACGGGCAGAACGTGCTCAAGCACCTGGTCGAGACCGCGCACATCGCCGGCGTGATGGCCGCGGAACTGAGGCTGGACGTGCCGACGATCAAGCGGTGCGCGTTCCTGCACGACATCGGCAAGGCGCTCACCCACGAGGTCGAGGGCAGTCACGCGCTGATCGGCGCGGACCTGGCGCGCAAGTACGGCGAGTCCGAGGACGTGGTGCACGCGATCGAGGCGCACCACAACGAGGTCGCGCCGCAGACCATCGAGGCGGTGTTGACCCAGGCCTCGGACGCGTGCTCCGGCGGCCGGCCGGGCGCCCGCCGGGAGAGCCTGGAGGCGTACGTCAAGCGCCTGGAGCGGATCGAGGAGATCGCGGGCGGCAAGGGCGGCGTCGACAAGGTCTTCGCCATGCAGGCCGGCCGGGAGATCCGGGTCATGGTCCGTCCCGAGGACATCGACGACATCGCGGCCGCGGTCCTGGCCCGCGACGTGGCCAAGCAGATCGAGGAGGAGCTGACCTACCCCGGTCAGATCCGCGTCACGGTCGTCCGCGAGTCCCGGGTCACCGAGATCGCCCGCTGA